One window from the genome of bacterium encodes:
- a CDS encoding glycosyltransferase family 10, translating into MLDYIKRLFEIKNNVSGALKAKISCSHEKSSPLHRLPGAESCPLRLFSFWDGADAELRLIQVLSAVLHKRARGFREVHVWSVFGPPPSARKSQDCLRVQFSGEAHYHDPLLFDVNLIPSIPGRGVVPLTLFALEMMKHTSLPDFCAERSISQVDYARKKFCLFVVSNDKARERIEFFEQLSRYKAVDSWGDVMNNQRGGRPPGKWWEKEYLDFIGQYRFMICFENTAKDFYLTEKLMNAYAGGAIPVYWGCPQAKDLLNDSAFLEINGPYSKRKADEVIKKIMEYESSYSAYRAVYENSLFKRGSIPPLFDRHGLADLVDQCR; encoded by the coding sequence ATGTTGGATTACATTAAGAGGTTATTTGAAATCAAGAATAATGTGAGCGGGGCGTTGAAGGCCAAGATTTCATGTTCGCATGAAAAATCCAGTCCGCTGCACAGACTGCCGGGTGCCGAATCTTGTCCGTTAAGGTTGTTTTCATTCTGGGATGGTGCAGATGCTGAGCTCAGGCTGATTCAGGTGTTATCAGCTGTTTTGCATAAACGAGCGCGCGGCTTCCGTGAGGTTCATGTGTGGAGTGTATTTGGCCCCCCTCCCTCTGCGCGGAAATCTCAAGACTGCCTTCGGGTTCAGTTTTCAGGTGAAGCGCATTACCATGATCCTTTGTTGTTTGACGTCAACTTGATTCCGTCAATTCCCGGGCGTGGTGTTGTGCCGCTAACATTGTTTGCGCTTGAGATGATGAAGCATACGTCGTTGCCTGATTTTTGCGCAGAGCGTTCGATCTCTCAGGTCGATTATGCCCGTAAAAAATTCTGCCTATTTGTGGTTAGTAATGACAAGGCTAGGGAACGAATCGAGTTCTTTGAACAACTCTCGCGATATAAGGCCGTAGATTCGTGGGGAGATGTCATGAATAACCAGAGGGGTGGGCGTCCTCCTGGTAAATGGTGGGAAAAAGAGTACTTGGATTTTATTGGGCAATATCGGTTCATGATTTGTTTTGAAAATACGGCAAAGGATTTCTATCTTACGGAGAAATTGATGAACGCCTATGCGGGGGGGGCAATTCCGGTATATTGGGGCTGTCCACAGGCGAAGGATTTGCTTAATGATTCGGCTTTTTTGGAGATCAATGGGCCGTATTCCAAGCGTAAGGCAGACGAGGTCATTAAGAAAATTATGGAGTATGAAAGCAGTTATTCTGCCTATAGGGCGGTTTATGAGAATTCGCTTTTCAAGCGAGGAAGTATTCCGCCCCTCTTTGACCGTCATGGGCTGGCAGATCTTGTTGATCAATGCCGCTAG